One part of the Sorangiineae bacterium MSr11954 genome encodes these proteins:
- a CDS encoding adenylate/guanylate cyclase domain-containing protein has product MTTHPDPAHLQALLDMHRVVDGIVEEGLVHRRNLAEVMDRLLPEVCRTIGAKGAFVESYGEDLGLRWFGSPANLSLFRRPEYQDIRTRAGSAQREVVVQPIEELLVVARPLDVAGAWFGTAGLIFEAGETRTHVQLIELVEMMCEELDNYLYAIRASREKHRIMMDLGLALRHRVLGEGLGQAIAVLGSAVPLDRVLLVYVAEEDTESMLHVQLYEGGEIKVDTMMGIADGDVDVLCREGSDYLYGRSHALLERFGFVDAREEVLINGVTKRVVVGKMLVTSKNGAFNTYDRELLGSFAGFIRQRVVDFNKEWRHLAAAFRPADVARLLQSDDYEQRFLQPREEDVAMLYVDIAGFTRLSETVLRSPSAVAQLVEGWSKEAVNLVWEHGGVFDKMVGDCIIALFGPPFYESAPGDRLASALRCAVAVREMTRMLPQRPEFAKLREQGLSVATGVNLAPLFVGTFGPNNNFTGFSSGMNNTARLQGCAVRDEILVMADAIAKLPRDSEFHFGEERNATVKNVAAPLRFRALE; this is encoded by the coding sequence ATGACGACTCATCCGGACCCCGCACACCTCCAGGCCTTGCTCGACATGCACCGCGTGGTCGACGGCATCGTGGAGGAGGGACTCGTTCACCGGCGCAACCTGGCCGAGGTCATGGATCGGCTCCTGCCCGAGGTTTGCCGCACGATCGGCGCAAAGGGCGCCTTCGTCGAGAGCTACGGCGAGGACCTCGGGCTTCGCTGGTTCGGATCCCCCGCCAACCTGTCGCTCTTTCGGCGCCCGGAGTACCAGGACATCCGCACGCGGGCGGGGAGCGCGCAGCGCGAGGTGGTGGTGCAGCCCATCGAGGAGCTCCTGGTGGTGGCGCGCCCGCTCGACGTGGCCGGCGCCTGGTTCGGCACCGCGGGGTTGATCTTCGAGGCCGGAGAGACGCGCACGCACGTGCAGCTGATCGAGCTGGTCGAGATGATGTGCGAGGAGCTCGACAACTACCTCTATGCCATTCGCGCCTCGCGCGAGAAGCATCGCATCATGATGGACCTGGGCCTCGCGCTCCGGCATCGGGTGCTCGGTGAAGGCCTCGGCCAAGCCATCGCGGTGCTGGGCAGCGCGGTGCCGCTCGATCGCGTGCTCCTCGTCTATGTGGCCGAGGAAGACACGGAGTCGATGCTGCACGTGCAGCTCTACGAGGGCGGCGAAATCAAGGTCGATACGATGATGGGCATCGCCGACGGCGACGTCGATGTGCTCTGCCGCGAAGGGAGCGACTACCTCTACGGGCGAAGCCACGCGTTGCTCGAGCGATTCGGCTTCGTCGATGCGCGCGAGGAGGTGCTCATCAATGGGGTGACCAAGCGCGTGGTGGTGGGCAAGATGCTCGTGACCTCCAAGAACGGCGCGTTCAACACCTACGATCGCGAGCTGCTCGGGAGCTTCGCGGGGTTCATCCGCCAGCGCGTGGTCGACTTCAACAAAGAGTGGCGCCATCTGGCGGCCGCCTTCCGCCCGGCGGACGTGGCGCGATTGCTCCAAAGTGACGACTACGAACAACGCTTCCTCCAGCCGCGCGAGGAAGACGTGGCGATGCTCTATGTGGATATCGCAGGTTTCACCCGACTCTCGGAGACGGTGCTGCGCTCGCCCAGCGCCGTGGCGCAGCTCGTGGAGGGCTGGAGCAAAGAGGCCGTCAATCTGGTGTGGGAGCACGGCGGTGTCTTCGACAAGATGGTCGGCGATTGCATCATCGCCTTGTTCGGTCCCCCGTTCTACGAGAGCGCGCCGGGCGATCGCCTCGCCTCCGCCCTTCGCTGCGCGGTCGCCGTTCGCGAGATGACGCGCATGCTCCCCCAGCGCCCCGAGTTCGCCAAGCTGCGCGAACAAGGCCTGAGCGTCGCCACCGGTGTAAACCTCGCGCCGCTGTTCGTCGGTACCTTTGGCCCGAACAACAACTTCACGGGCTTCTCCAGCGGCATGAACAACACCGCGCGCTTGCAGGGGTGCGCCGTTCGCGACGAGATCCTCGTCATGGCCGACGCCATCGCCAAGCTCCCCCGCGACTCCGAATTCCACTTCGGCGAAGAGCGGAACGCAACTGTGAAAAATGTTGCAGCGCCGCTGCGCTTTCGCGCGCTCGAGTAG
- a CDS encoding CocE/NonD family hydrolase, with translation MRTIAFTLCLFTAACGAASPSAVAEPRKAESAESPLIAAQLADNTDIARALREHYTKYDYLVPMRDGVRLYTTFYVPKDKSRTYPILLKRTPYAVKPYGSDHYPNADEPRLMEGIAPSVHFLREGYILVRQDVRGRFMSEGTFVDVRPRATKKGEIDESTDTYDTIDWLVKNVPSNNGKAGLWGISYPGFYAAQGAIDAHPALKAISPQAPVTEWFIGDDWHHQGAFMLGDAFDFYVNFGKSRPKPTKKVVPWFDYDSGDIYEFFLALGPLSNANTRYLENQVSFWNDLMQHGTRDDFWKARDPRPHYKNVRPAIMTVGGWFDAEDAFGALETYRTFERQNPGANNTLVMGPWSHGGWARMDGDRLGDIGFGAKQSLFYREQIEFPFFQRYLKGKSVAPPPEAWAFETGTNTWQRFAAWPPAEAKPVFISFQDGGKLSASPAAAATGTGAAGARANAAGAANATELFDAYVSDPAKPVPYRDRVSSRIDHDYVVEDQRFASRRPDVLTYSTGVLEGDVTLVGPIEASLWVSTTGTDADFVVKLIDVYPSDYPDPTPNPTGVHMGGYQQLVRGEVMRGKFRNSYENPAPFKPGEPTLVRFTTPDTFHTFRAGHRIMVQVQSSWFPLVDRNPQTFTDIYRATEADFRAATHRVYRAPAMPSGIKVGLLRGKL, from the coding sequence ATGAGGACGATCGCCTTCACCCTTTGCCTCTTCACCGCCGCCTGCGGCGCGGCGTCGCCCAGCGCGGTGGCCGAGCCCCGAAAGGCGGAGTCGGCGGAGAGCCCGCTCATCGCCGCGCAGCTCGCGGACAATACGGACATCGCCCGCGCGCTGCGCGAGCACTATACGAAGTACGATTACCTCGTTCCCATGCGGGACGGTGTGCGTCTGTACACGACCTTCTATGTGCCGAAGGACAAATCGCGGACGTATCCGATTCTTTTGAAGCGCACGCCTTACGCCGTAAAGCCTTACGGCTCGGATCATTACCCCAACGCCGACGAGCCGCGGCTCATGGAGGGCATCGCGCCCTCGGTGCACTTCCTGCGCGAAGGGTACATCCTGGTCCGCCAAGACGTGCGCGGACGCTTCATGTCCGAGGGCACCTTCGTGGACGTGCGCCCGCGCGCCACCAAGAAAGGCGAAATCGACGAGAGCACGGACACGTACGACACCATCGATTGGCTGGTGAAGAACGTACCGTCGAACAACGGCAAGGCCGGGCTCTGGGGGATCTCGTACCCCGGCTTCTACGCCGCGCAAGGCGCGATCGACGCGCACCCGGCGCTGAAAGCCATTTCGCCCCAGGCGCCCGTCACCGAGTGGTTCATTGGAGACGATTGGCACCACCAGGGCGCGTTCATGCTCGGCGATGCGTTCGACTTCTATGTCAACTTCGGAAAATCGCGCCCCAAGCCCACCAAGAAAGTGGTGCCTTGGTTCGATTACGACTCCGGCGATATTTATGAGTTCTTTCTGGCGCTCGGCCCGCTCTCCAATGCCAATACGCGCTACTTGGAAAACCAAGTCTCCTTCTGGAACGACTTGATGCAGCACGGCACGCGCGACGACTTCTGGAAGGCGCGCGATCCCCGGCCGCACTACAAGAACGTGAGGCCGGCCATCATGACCGTCGGCGGCTGGTTCGACGCCGAAGACGCCTTTGGCGCGCTGGAGACATACCGCACCTTCGAGCGCCAGAACCCGGGCGCGAACAATACGCTGGTGATGGGGCCTTGGAGCCATGGCGGGTGGGCCCGCATGGATGGCGATCGTCTGGGCGATATCGGCTTCGGGGCGAAGCAATCGCTCTTTTACCGCGAGCAAATCGAGTTTCCGTTCTTCCAGCGCTACCTCAAAGGCAAATCGGTGGCGCCGCCGCCCGAGGCTTGGGCCTTCGAAACGGGCACCAACACGTGGCAGCGCTTCGCGGCGTGGCCGCCGGCGGAGGCGAAGCCGGTTTTCATTTCGTTCCAAGACGGCGGCAAGCTCTCCGCGTCGCCCGCCGCCGCGGCTACCGGCACGGGCGCTGCGGGGGCGCGCGCGAACGCGGCCGGTGCGGCCAATGCGACGGAGCTGTTCGACGCATACGTGAGCGATCCGGCGAAGCCGGTACCGTACCGCGATCGGGTGTCGAGCCGGATCGATCACGATTACGTGGTCGAGGATCAGCGCTTTGCTTCGCGCAGGCCCGACGTGCTCACCTATTCGACCGGCGTGCTCGAAGGCGATGTCACCTTGGTGGGCCCCATCGAGGCCAGCCTCTGGGTCTCCACCACGGGGACCGACGCCGACTTCGTCGTCAAGCTCATCGACGTATACCCCTCGGACTACCCCGATCCCACGCCCAACCCCACCGGCGTGCACATGGGCGGATACCAGCAGCTGGTGCGCGGTGAAGTGATGCGCGGCAAGTTCCGAAACAGCTACGAGAACCCCGCGCCGTTCAAGCCGGGCGAGCCGACCCTCGTTCGCTTCACCACCCCCGACACGTTCCACACGTTCCGGGCCGGCCACCGCATCATGGTGCAAGTGCAGAGCAGCTGGTTCCCCCTGGTCGATCGCAACCCGCAGACGTTCACCGATATCTACCGCGCCACCGAGGCCGACTTCCGCGCGGCCACCCACCGCGTCTACCGGGCGCCGGCGATGCCTTCGGGGATCAAGGTGGGCCTCTTGCGCGGAAAGCTCTGA
- a CDS encoding CocE/NonD family hydrolase, whose product MDVRSWRSMRLLARPSWGALCLTVAACGGAPSKTAAEAPPNTASSEAPLTPVIQAELSDPASIVAALREHYTKYEYRIPMRDGVRLFTMAYVPKDRSRTYPILMTRTPYGVAPYGPDAYVDEKKPGFLLHSIAMYLRSGYILVQQDVRGCYMSEGDFVNVRPHATVKGGVDESTDAYDTIDWLVKNVPANSGKVGVRGGSYQAIEFPFVQRYLKGAAIPPPPEAWVFETGTNEWHSYPSWPPAGVKPVFVSFHAGGKLAASAVGAKEDEAGFDAYVSDPHKPVPYRAKSGVAVDQDYMTDDQRFAARRTDVLTYDMATLENDVTIAGPIEASLWVSTTGTDADFVVKVIDVYPSEHPDPVPNPAGVHMGGYQQLVRAEIMRGKFRNSFEKPVPFEPGEPALVRFTLPDTFHTFRAGHRIMVQVQSSWFPLADRNPQTFTDIYRATDSDFHTETHRIHRTAAMPSGITMGVLRGKI is encoded by the coding sequence ATGGATGTGCGTTCTTGGCGAAGCATGCGCCTTCTTGCTCGACCCTCGTGGGGGGCCCTCTGTCTGACGGTGGCCGCCTGCGGCGGGGCGCCCTCCAAAACCGCGGCCGAAGCACCGCCGAACACCGCTTCGAGCGAAGCGCCGCTCACCCCCGTCATCCAAGCGGAGCTGAGCGACCCCGCGAGCATCGTCGCGGCGTTACGTGAACATTATACGAAGTATGAATACCGAATCCCCATGCGGGACGGCGTTCGCCTTTTTACGATGGCGTACGTCCCGAAGGATCGTTCGCGAACGTACCCCATCCTCATGACGCGCACCCCCTATGGGGTCGCGCCCTATGGCCCCGACGCCTATGTGGACGAGAAGAAGCCCGGCTTTTTGTTGCACTCCATCGCCATGTACCTCCGCTCGGGGTACATCTTGGTCCAGCAGGACGTGCGCGGCTGCTACATGTCCGAGGGCGACTTCGTCAACGTACGCCCGCACGCCACGGTCAAGGGTGGGGTCGACGAGAGCACCGATGCGTACGACACCATCGACTGGCTGGTGAAGAACGTACCGGCCAACAGCGGCAAGGTGGGGGTGCGCGGCGGCTCGTACCAGGCGATCGAGTTCCCGTTCGTTCAGCGGTATTTGAAGGGCGCGGCGATCCCTCCCCCGCCGGAGGCGTGGGTGTTCGAGACGGGCACGAACGAGTGGCATTCGTACCCATCGTGGCCTCCGGCGGGCGTGAAACCGGTGTTCGTATCGTTTCATGCGGGGGGCAAGCTCGCCGCCTCCGCCGTCGGCGCGAAGGAAGACGAAGCGGGCTTCGATGCTTATGTGAGCGATCCCCACAAGCCCGTGCCGTACCGCGCCAAATCCGGGGTCGCCGTCGATCAAGATTACATGACCGACGACCAGCGCTTCGCCGCGCGGCGGACCGATGTGCTCACGTATGACATGGCGACCTTGGAGAACGACGTCACGATCGCCGGCCCCATCGAAGCGAGCCTCTGGGTGTCGACCACGGGCACCGACGCCGATTTCGTCGTCAAGGTGATCGACGTTTATCCCTCCGAGCACCCCGATCCGGTGCCCAACCCCGCCGGGGTCCACATGGGCGGGTACCAGCAGCTCGTGCGCGCCGAAATCATGCGCGGCAAGTTTCGAAATAGCTTCGAAAAGCCGGTCCCCTTCGAGCCCGGCGAGCCCGCCTTGGTCCGCTTTACGTTGCCGGACACGTTCCACACCTTTCGCGCGGGGCATCGCATCATGGTGCAGGTGCAGAGCAGCTGGTTCCCCCTCGCCGACCGCAACCCGCAAACCTTCACCGACATTTACCGCGCCACCGATTCGGATTTTCACACCGAGACCCACCGCATCCATCGAACGGCGGCCATGCCCTCCGGGATCACGATGGGCGTCCTGCGGGGAAAGATTTGA
- the dapB gene encoding 4-hydroxy-tetrahydrodipicolinate reductase — protein sequence MTIRVTIAGATGKVGGPLAKAVAQSGDLELVGAVARANTGKRLGDVIGAAGVDVVIRGTAAEALAVPCDVFVDYTRADAVKAHVLTALEHGAHVVIGSSGLSDADYAELDAIAKQKDLGVFAAGNYAITAVLLQRFARLAAAEIPSWEIIDYSYEKKVDAPSGTARELANQLAAVRAPSYHVPVSSTVGARDARGATIAHTQVHSVRLPGYTSSVEVVFGVGSERLSIRHDSLDPAGPYVGGTLLAIRKVSALRGVVRGLDRLLGT from the coding sequence ATGACGATTCGTGTAACCATCGCAGGTGCAACGGGGAAGGTCGGGGGGCCGCTCGCCAAGGCCGTGGCGCAATCGGGTGATCTCGAGCTCGTGGGCGCGGTCGCGCGCGCAAACACGGGCAAGCGCCTGGGTGACGTGATCGGCGCCGCGGGAGTCGACGTGGTCATTCGCGGGACGGCGGCGGAGGCGCTCGCGGTGCCGTGCGACGTGTTCGTCGATTACACGCGCGCCGACGCCGTGAAGGCGCACGTCCTCACCGCGCTGGAGCATGGCGCGCACGTGGTCATTGGCTCCTCCGGGCTCTCCGACGCGGACTACGCCGAGCTCGACGCGATTGCAAAGCAGAAGGACCTGGGCGTGTTCGCGGCCGGGAACTATGCGATCACGGCGGTGCTGCTGCAGCGCTTTGCGCGCCTCGCCGCCGCGGAGATCCCGTCGTGGGAGATCATCGATTACAGCTACGAGAAGAAGGTCGACGCGCCCAGCGGTACGGCGCGGGAGCTGGCCAATCAGCTCGCCGCGGTGCGGGCGCCCAGCTACCACGTGCCGGTGAGCTCCACCGTCGGAGCCCGCGACGCGCGCGGCGCCACCATCGCGCACACGCAGGTTCACTCGGTGCGGCTGCCGGGGTACACGTCGTCGGTCGAGGTGGTGTTCGGCGTGGGGAGCGAGCGGCTCTCCATTCGCCATGACTCGCTCGATCCGGCCGGCCCCTACGTGGGGGGAACCTTGCTGGCCATCCGCAAGGTCTCCGCGCTTCGGGGTGTGGTTCGCGGGCTCGACCGGCTCCTCGGCACATGA
- a CDS encoding 16S rRNA (uracil(1498)-N(3))-methyltransferase, with translation MATRVRAPIEGLHEGLCTASEATAHYLTRVLRLGVGAAFVAFDPETSREADASIVAISGKVQLEIQGLRPARVVARRAVTFVQGLAKGDKCDAVVRDATELGVTHVIIAACARSVVQLQGPRRDARVERWLRIAREAARQCGRSDPPRVELLPWDDAMTRTAPDARRFCLHVRESAPLGPALLAALEDENAPVAFAAGPEGGLTAEEIAFASDQGWQLVSLGDLVLRTETAAAAVLGALRVFEGG, from the coding sequence TTGGCCACACGGGTGCGAGCGCCCATCGAGGGATTGCACGAGGGGCTTTGCACCGCCAGCGAGGCCACCGCGCACTACCTCACCCGCGTGCTTCGCCTGGGGGTAGGCGCGGCCTTCGTCGCCTTCGATCCCGAGACGTCGCGCGAGGCCGACGCATCGATCGTGGCCATTTCCGGGAAGGTGCAGCTCGAAATCCAAGGGCTGCGCCCGGCGCGGGTGGTCGCCCGGCGCGCGGTCACCTTCGTCCAAGGCCTCGCCAAGGGCGACAAATGCGACGCGGTGGTGCGCGACGCCACGGAGCTCGGCGTCACCCACGTCATCATCGCCGCCTGCGCGCGCAGCGTCGTGCAGCTTCAAGGCCCGCGCCGCGACGCGCGCGTGGAGCGCTGGCTCCGCATCGCCCGCGAGGCCGCCCGCCAATGCGGCCGCTCGGATCCACCGCGCGTGGAGCTTCTCCCGTGGGACGACGCCATGACGCGCACCGCTCCCGACGCGCGGCGCTTTTGCCTGCACGTCCGCGAGAGCGCGCCGCTCGGCCCCGCGCTCCTGGCGGCCCTCGAAGACGAAAATGCGCCCGTGGCCTTCGCGGCAGGCCCCGAGGGCGGGTTGACCGCCGAGGAGATCGCCTTTGCCTCGGACCAAGGCTGGCAGCTCGTCTCGCTCGGCGACTTGGTTTTGCGCACGGAGACCGCGGCGGCGGCCGTCCTCGGTGCGCTCCGGGTCTTCGAGGGCGGCTAG
- a CDS encoding 50S ribosomal protein L11 methyltransferase, translated as MSEPRFYFVVVDIDPTLAEDAGVLFFELGATGVEERDQTTLVKGPSGKTSLVASFNSREEAESARDQVDASWSPRIEELVGDAWRDAWKEHFRPFEITPGIVVCPPWEKYAGSARYVLELEPGRAFGTGLHETTSLVAGVLSDHRDTYRDGHVLDVGCGSGILALLALLLGAADARAIDNDPDVIDVARENAERNHLEARLTVDTTPVEQITSEYDMVLANIEADVLIALAAPISKCVKPGKLLVLSGVLATQHDRVRAAYSDFEAPEAAQVGTGVRARGEWVALVLRRPLGSG; from the coding sequence GTGAGCGAGCCTCGATTTTACTTCGTCGTAGTGGACATCGATCCGACCCTCGCGGAGGACGCAGGGGTGCTCTTCTTCGAGCTCGGCGCCACCGGGGTCGAAGAGCGCGATCAGACCACGTTGGTCAAGGGCCCCTCGGGCAAGACGTCCCTGGTCGCCAGCTTCAACTCGCGCGAGGAGGCGGAGTCCGCGCGCGATCAAGTCGATGCGAGCTGGTCGCCGCGGATCGAAGAGCTGGTGGGCGACGCCTGGCGCGACGCTTGGAAAGAGCACTTTCGTCCGTTCGAGATCACACCGGGGATCGTGGTCTGTCCCCCGTGGGAGAAGTACGCGGGCAGCGCCCGATACGTCCTCGAGCTCGAGCCGGGCCGCGCCTTCGGAACGGGTCTCCACGAGACCACGTCCTTGGTCGCAGGCGTGCTCTCCGATCACCGCGACACCTACCGCGACGGCCATGTGCTCGACGTGGGATGCGGAAGCGGCATCCTCGCCTTGCTCGCCCTGCTCCTGGGCGCGGCGGACGCGCGCGCCATCGACAACGATCCGGACGTGATCGACGTCGCCCGCGAGAACGCGGAGCGAAACCATCTCGAGGCGCGGTTGACCGTCGACACCACCCCGGTGGAGCAGATCACGTCCGAGTACGACATGGTCCTCGCCAACATCGAGGCCGACGTGCTCATCGCCCTGGCCGCGCCGATTTCCAAGTGCGTCAAGCCGGGCAAGCTGCTCGTGCTCTCCGGCGTGCTGGCGACCCAGCACGATCGCGTGCGCGCGGCCTATTCCGATTTCGAGGCGCCAGAAGCCGCCCAGGTGGGCACGGGCGTGCGGGCGCGCGGTGAGTGGGTCGCCTTGGTCCTCCGGCGGCCGCTCGGCTCGGGATAA
- a CDS encoding CocE/NonD family hydrolase, whose product MLAALGLAACAVGAPVPEAIAQPRKSAAPSNPDSPLIAAEIKDDDVEIAAALREHYTKYEYRVPVRDGVRLFTTVYIPKDASRTYPMLMLRTPYGAIAHYGVDHFPDGSERGLRGYRNYIREGYILVSQDVRGRYMSEGTFVEMRPHVIAKTKGAIDESTDTYDSIDWLVKNVPSNNGKVGLWGVSYPGFYAAAGMIDAHPALKAVSPQAPISDSFTGDDIFHNGAFFAANTIGFAAAFGKARPKPVKTSAHDWEGLDYEGADIYDFYLALGPLSNVNARHFENKIASWNDIVQHNVRDDFWKASDPRPHYKNVKPAVMTVGGWFDAEDLFGALETYRAVERQSPGTTNTLVMGPWRHGGWWYMDGDKLGDVSFGAKTGNFYRDHIEFPFFQRHLKGKQVPPPPEAWVFETGANVWQRYASWPPPEAKPTFLAFHTGGKLSAAAVGASEDLAGFDAYISDPAKPVPYRDRLEDRVNENYMIEDQRFASRRPDVLTYSSGVLEGDVTLAGPIEADLWVSTTGTDADFIVKLVDVYPQDFPDPSPNPTGVRMGGYQQLVRGEVIRGKFRNSLEKPEPFKPGEPARVRFSIPDAFHTFRSGHRILVQVQSSWFPLVDRNPQTFTDIFRANQADFRAATHRIYRTPQMPSGIKVGLMRGKLQ is encoded by the coding sequence GTGCTAGCGGCACTGGGCCTCGCCGCGTGCGCGGTGGGCGCGCCCGTCCCCGAGGCCATCGCGCAGCCTCGCAAGTCAGCGGCCCCATCGAACCCCGATTCGCCGCTGATCGCCGCCGAGATCAAGGACGACGACGTCGAGATCGCGGCCGCCTTGCGCGAGCACTATACGAAGTACGAATACCGCGTCCCCGTGCGGGACGGCGTGCGCCTCTTTACGACGGTGTACATTCCCAAGGACGCATCGCGGACGTACCCGATGCTCATGCTGCGCACGCCCTACGGCGCGATCGCGCACTACGGGGTGGACCATTTCCCGGACGGGAGCGAGCGAGGGCTGCGCGGCTATCGGAATTACATCCGTGAGGGATACATCCTCGTCTCGCAAGACGTTCGCGGGCGCTACATGTCCGAGGGGACATTCGTGGAGATGCGCCCGCACGTGATCGCGAAGACGAAGGGCGCGATCGACGAGAGCACCGACACGTACGACAGCATCGATTGGCTCGTCAAGAACGTGCCCTCGAACAATGGCAAGGTTGGCCTATGGGGCGTTTCGTACCCCGGGTTTTACGCGGCCGCGGGGATGATCGACGCGCACCCCGCGTTGAAGGCCGTCTCGCCGCAGGCGCCCATCAGCGATAGCTTTACGGGCGACGATATCTTTCACAATGGCGCGTTCTTCGCGGCGAACACCATCGGCTTCGCCGCGGCCTTCGGAAAAGCGCGGCCCAAGCCCGTCAAGACGAGCGCGCACGATTGGGAGGGGCTCGATTACGAGGGCGCCGACATTTACGACTTTTATCTTGCGCTCGGGCCCTTGTCGAATGTCAACGCGCGGCACTTCGAGAACAAGATCGCCTCGTGGAACGATATCGTGCAGCACAATGTCCGAGACGACTTTTGGAAGGCGTCCGATCCGCGACCGCATTACAAGAACGTGAAGCCGGCCGTCATGACGGTCGGTGGATGGTTCGACGCGGAAGATCTCTTCGGCGCGCTGGAAACGTATCGGGCCGTGGAGCGCCAGAGCCCCGGAACGACCAATACGTTGGTCATGGGACCGTGGCGCCATGGGGGTTGGTGGTACATGGACGGCGACAAGCTCGGCGACGTCTCGTTTGGCGCCAAAACGGGAAATTTTTATCGCGACCACATCGAGTTTCCATTTTTTCAGCGGCACCTCAAAGGCAAACAGGTGCCGCCCCCGCCCGAGGCTTGGGTGTTCGAAACGGGCGCCAATGTTTGGCAGCGCTACGCCAGCTGGCCGCCGCCCGAGGCCAAGCCGACATTCCTCGCATTTCATACGGGCGGCAAGCTGTCGGCGGCGGCCGTGGGGGCATCGGAGGACCTCGCCGGCTTCGACGCCTACATCAGCGATCCGGCGAAGCCGGTGCCCTATCGGGATCGGCTCGAGGACCGCGTCAACGAAAACTACATGATCGAGGACCAGCGCTTTGCGTCGCGGCGGCCCGATGTCCTCACCTATTCGAGCGGCGTGCTCGAGGGCGACGTGACCCTCGCGGGCCCCATCGAGGCCGACCTCTGGGTCTCCACCACGGGGACCGACGCCGACTTCATCGTGAAGTTGGTCGACGTCTATCCGCAGGATTTCCCCGATCCCTCGCCCAACCCGACGGGCGTACGCATGGGCGGCTACCAGCAGCTGGTGCGCGGCGAGGTGATACGTGGCAAGTTCCGAAATAGCCTGGAGAAACCGGAGCCGTTCAAGCCGGGCGAGCCCGCACGGGTGCGCTTTTCCATCCCCGACGCGTTTCATACCTTCCGCTCGGGCCACCGCATTCTGGTGCAGGTCCAAAGCAGCTGGTTTCCGCTGGTCGATCGGAACCCGCAGACCTTCACCGACATTTTCCGCGCGAACCAGGCCGATTTTCGGGCGGCCACCCATCGCATCTACCGAACGCCGCAAATGCCGTCCGGCATCAAGGTGGGTCTCATGCGGGGGAAGCTTCAGTAG